The following coding sequences lie in one Benincasa hispida cultivar B227 chromosome 6, ASM972705v1, whole genome shotgun sequence genomic window:
- the LOC120080554 gene encoding uncharacterized protein LOC120080554 isoform X1, giving the protein MRKNCNITLQDSAGGYLRNNSTVSLGRNFAPLASRPGFCSDTLDGQPLTTNGYMFGGQNFQTEHSQQAFLGENTGYDPHFLMLRGLSVLKSHQEYAPVDSPTLTTNSERSEITEASTDFNFLGGSQQLVRGQQQLDTSQLQSMQQSTYNDMQLLQQQMMFKQVQDIHRQQQLQQFDDARQQGSQNQISAFTRQSIGGQYPSYINGTSISDSSEMFMNRVHLGASSASQGVYNQLMFSQEKGQSFHSPVLVPQQLDESNYRTPISSGRGSMGQYSQLQRIDRDSCTLLTKAGGHYLKPTMQPVFSSSSVGNINTVSAGHFSLPQMGRSKQGFQVKNIFDQIPNQGLDAGMRSDIIQQKNSMQANGSFTEFQGGQGGAGWLGSTQQKVTQLDASQYFVPLDPMEQKILYNTDHNMWDTSLGKCTNVSNGSFENNLVQSDHSDAFPSIQSGSWSALMQSAVAEASSSDTGIQEEWSGLTFQNTELSTENQHSNIVDSKKEQSAWYENSLHSASSLSSRPYANFNDSGMSSSFPGFQQSAIQPSLEQTEHFCPEDSHELNQNPSEKTGEWLDNKSAQKQIGDQSQHVQPHEHLSKSLASQLYEQPEYDRPPQQIATSHDNVNQSHGKPQGRANEVTHNRRDYSDFRHLENMKHVNISMNSEENDIMRKKNSQISDDPTILQNAFDKAGDSFIEKLQQKSNSRDQYMLKQLSSQGQGHFQQSYLYDASSNAVNSEKGQLTGFQRNLKPSDCTPRGNLDASTNFFKSTGSNGRTPYNQTSENVNGHLQNVDQSKENSAIPHYSSIGSSPLSMMAEAVFPNPSVSQYHNQSPSQGFPMRLLHPSQQLPYSNKISSSQGLLQLSSNLDTRPVNSGFVEKNQTLLASSSPIQAMPSSQNVHWDEKSHCLGEAEAATSLYLLPHFVSDENQGQFASGAPAVRLSPQASLPSAASRYPQYGMSSSQDTTGHININISGKQYPIFEALPISQPLSMSRIGQQGGLLARQQNLWLHNTSQQHNASTEANKIGSLNNSLEATSLAPLGFNDQTSQKCGLQVLESDMIPTNSQDYENKDEIPDQRTKSDVYNTLLADGVARKIANTNAFPSGLLLANPHQQDLNSVQIEDKNLTTREGDFPFDNFSKLPHVVGQQYSLEKVKLMKNVEIEPKGVQDAQQVTTMSKEDSTREDAKHGEGFASEINSLPSENRKMLNLLARGREDYNVKSLSENLPNAYSTGFTSDGQRETVNEFNRKNMEGNNEENSQINPLSMSSLFKFRNGQLLTNHPGGHFSLLKPSDNLCKQPSLDGTDSADVNPSGRVWSTAAITTVATDLTGPYGLPSTVTVGTGAIMRPKKRKFDSSELQPWHLEVKGSQTIVNIRVAEQDWAQTTNRLTEKMVNEVEMVEDGYVILRSKRRLVMTTQLLQQLVCPAPSSILSADASSFYDSVIYFILRASLGDTCSLICGQINDFHVSTHDNRNVMSEDTVKCTDDKYIEKTVERFYARAGKLESDLQRLDRTASIVDLMVECQDLERFSVINRFAKFHIRQAELSGNASSNGLVTMAPRSCPQRYVTVHPIPNHLPEGVQCLSL; this is encoded by the exons ATGCGAAAAAACTGTAACATTACTCTGCAAG ATTCTGCGGGAGGATACCTGAGAAACAATTCGACTGTGTCATTGGGTAGAAACTTCGCACCACTGGCTTCAAGACCTGGTTTCTGCAGTGACACCTTGGATGGCCAACCACTGACTACGAATGGCTATATGTTTGGAGGGCAAAATTTCCAAACAGAGCACTCTCAGCAAGCATTCCTGGGTGAAAATACTGGCTATGATCCACATTTCTTGATGCTGAGAGGCTTATCTGTCCTAAAATCACATCAAGAATATGCACCAGTAGACAGTCCAACCCTGACAACTAATTCTGAGAGGTCTGAAATTACCGAAGCATCAACTGACTTCAACTTTCTTGGAGGATCGCAGCAGCTTGTGAGGGGTCAGCAACAATTAGATACTTCTCAACTTCAATCGATGCAGCAGTCTACATACAATGACATGCAGTTACTGCAGCAACAAATGATGTTCAAGCAGGTGCAGGATATTCATAGGCAGCAGCAACTTCAGCAATTTGATGATGCAAGGCAGCAGGGTTCTCAAAATCAGATCTCTGCTTTCACTAGACAGTCTATAGGGGGTCAATATCCATCCTATATAAATGGAACATCTATCTCTGATTCATCAGAAATGTTCATGAACAGGGTACATCTAGGTGCATCTTCTGCATCGCAAGGAGTATATAACCAACTAATGTTTTCTCAAGAGAAAGGCCAATCTTTTCATTCACCAGTGTTGGTTCCACAGCAGCTTGATGAATCTAATTATAGAACTCCTATCTCCAGTGGACGGGGTAGCATGGGTCAATATTCTCAGCTCCAGAGAATTGATCGTGATTCTTGCACTTTGTTGACAAAGGCTGGTGGTCATTACCTGAAGCCTACTATGCAGCCTGTCTTCAGTAGCTCCTCTGTTGGTAATATAAATACTGTTTCTGCAGGCCATTTTTCTTTGCCCCAAATGGGCAGATCCAAACAAGGCTTTCAagtgaaaaatatatttgaccAAATTCCAAATCAAGGTTTGGATGCCGGAATGAGATCAGATATCATCCAGCAAAAGAATTCTATGCAAGCAAATGGATCGTTTACTGAATTTCAAGGGGGGCAAGGTGGAGCTGGTTGGCTTGGTTCAACACAGCAAAAAGTCACCCAACTGGATGCATCTCAGTATTTTGTTCCCTTGGATCCGATGGAACAAAAAATTCTATATAATACGGATCACAATATGTGGGACACTTCTTTGGGCAAATGTACAAATGTCAGTAATGGGAGTTTTGAAAATAACCTAGTACAATCAGATCATTCAGATGCATTTCCTTCTATTCAGAGTGGGAGCTGGAGTGCTCTCATGCAGTCAGCTGTAGCAGAGGCTTCTAGTAGTGATACTGGGATACAGGAGGAATGGAGTGGATTGACATTTCAGAATACCGAACTGTCAACTGAAAATCAGCATTCAAACATAGTGGATAGTAAAAAGGAGCAATCGGCTTGGTACGAGAACAGCTTGCACAGTGCATCTTCTTTAAGTTCAAGGCCATATGCAAACTTCAACGATTCTGGTATGAGTTCTAGCTTTCCTGGGTTTCAGCAGTCAGCCATCCAACCATCTCTTGAGCAAACAGAACATTTTTGTCCGGAAGACTCTCATGAACTAAATCAAAATCCTTCTGAAAAAACTGGTGAATGGCTAGACAATAAGAGTGCACAAAAACAAATTGGTGACCAATCTCAACATGTTCAACCACACGAGCACTTAAGCAAGAGCTTGGCAAGTCAATTGTATGAGCAGCCTGAATATGACAGACCACCTCAGCAGATAGCAACTTCTCATGACAATGTTAATCAATCACATGGAAAACCACAAG GACGAGCCAATGAAGTCACACACAATCGAAGGGATTATAGTGATTTTAGGCATCTTGAAAATATGAAGCATGTGAACATATCCATGAACAGCGAGGAAAATGACATCATGAGAAAGAAGAATAGTCAGATAAGCGATGATCCTACTATTCTACAAAATGCTTTTGATAAAGCAGGTGACTCTTTTATTGAAAAGCTTCAGCAGAAAAGTAACTCCCGCGACCAGTATATGTTGAAACAATTAAGCTCTCAAGGGCAGGGACATTTTCAACAGTCATATCTTTATGATGCTTCTTCCAATGCTGTGAACTCGGAGAAG GGGCAGTTAACTGGTTTCCAGAGAAATTTAAAACCTTCAGATTGTACTCCTAGGGGCAATCTGGATGCATCTAccaacttcttcaaatcaacAGGCTCAAATGGCCGAACTCCTTACAACCAAACAAG TGAAAATGTGAATGGGCATCTTCAAAATGTTGATCAGTCTAAGGAAAATAGTGCCATCCCCCATTATAGCTCTATTGGTTCTAGTCCCTTATCTATGATGGCGGAGGCAGTGTTTCCAAATCCCTCTGTTTCTCAATATCACAATCAGTCCCCATCCCAAGGTTTTCCTATGAGATTGCTTCATCCGTCTCAACAGCTGCCATATTCAAATAAGATCTCTTCATCTCAAGGTCTGCTTCAGTTATCAAGCAATCTGGATACAAGACCGGTAAATTCTGGCTTTGTAGAGAAAAATCAGACTCTGTTAGCTTCCTCGTCTCCTATTCAGGCGATGCCTTCATCACAAAATGTGCATTGGGATGAAAAATCTCATTGTTTGGGAGAGGCAGAAGCTGCTACATCATTATACTTGCTACCTCATTTTGTATCAGATGAAAATCAAGGGCAATTTGCTTCTGGTGCACCTGCAGTACGTTTGTCTCCACAGGCTTCATTACCAAGTGCTGCTTCTAGATATCCACAATATGGCATGTCTTCCTCTCAAGATACAACTGGACACATCAACATCAATATAAGTGGAAAACAGTATCCGATTTTTGAGGCCCTGCCTATCTCTCAGCCTTTGTCCATGTCAAGAATAGGCCAACAGGGTGGATTGTTGGCAAGGCAGCAAAATCTTTGGTTACATAACACAAGCCAGCAACATAATGCATCTACAGAAGCTAATAAGATTGGTTCATTAAACAATAGTCTTGAGGCAACTTCATTGGCTCCACTGGGATTTAATGATCAAACTTCCCAAAAATGTGGACTCCAAGTACTGGAATCTGACATGATTCCTACGAATTCACAGGATTATGAAAATAAGGATGAGATACCAGACCAGAGGACTAAATCTGATGTGTATAATACTTTATTGGCAGATGGGGTGGCAAGGAAGATTGCTAATACAAATGCTTTTCCCTCTGGCTTATTATTGGCCAATCCTCATCAGCAAGATCTTAATAGCGTACAAATTGAGGACAAAAATTTGACAACCCGTGAAGGAGATTTTCCATTTGATAACTTTTCTAAATTACCTCATGTTGTTGGCCAACAATACTCGCTAGAAAAAGTTAAACTAATGAAGAATGTAGAGATTGAGCCAAAGGGAGTTCAAGATGCTCAGCAGGTAACTACTATGTCAAAAGAGGATTCAACAAGAGAAGATGCAAAACATGGAGAAGGTTTTGCATCGGAGATCAACTCGTTGCCttctgaaaatagaaaaatgctAAACCTGTTGGCAAGAGGAAGAGAAGATTATAACGTGAAATCTTTGTCTGAGAATCTACCAAATGCATATTCAACAGGTTTTACTTCAGATGGCCAAAGAGAGACTGTGAATGaatttaatagaaaaaatatggaaggtaataatgaagaaaattcTCAGATCAATCCACTTTCTATGTCTTCCTTGTTCAAGTTCAGAAACGGGCAGCTACTCACAAACCATCCTGGTGGGCACTTCTCTCTCTTGAAGCCTTCGGATAATTTATGCAAACAGCCATCTCTGGATGGAACAGATTCCGCAGATGTTAATCCGAGTGGTAGAGTTTGGTCAACTGCTGCTATAACCACGGTGGCAACTGACCTGACAGGCCCTTATGGATTGCCTTCTACCGTCACTGTTGGAACTGGGGCCATTATGAGACCTAAAAAGCGTAAATTTGACTCATCTGAGCTTCAACCATGGCATCTAGAAGTCAAAGGTTCTCAGACGATTGTGAATATCAG AGTGGCAGAACAAGACTGGGCACAAACCACAAACCGGCTGACAGAAAAA ATGGTAAATGAAGTTGAGATGGTTGAAGATGGATATGTGATACTTCGATCAAAGAGAAGGCTGGTCATGACAACACAACTGTTGCAGCAGTTAGTTTGTCCTGCACCATCATCCATCCTCTCAGCAGATGCCTCTTCCTTCTATGATAGCGTGATATACTTTATCTTAAGAGCGTCATTGGGGGATACATGCAGCCTGATATGTGGACAAATAAATGATTTTCATGTCTCGACACACGATAACAGAAATGT AATGTCAGAGGATACTGTAAAATGTACTGATGATAAGTACATAGAGAAGACTGTGGAAAGATTCTATGCCAGAGCTGGGAAACTGGAAAGTGACTTGCAAAG ATTGGACAGGACAGCCTCCATTGTGGACTTGATGGTTGAATGTCAAGACTTGGAACGATTTTCTGTCATTAATCGTTTTGCAAAGTTTCACATACGTCAAGCAGAACTCTCTGGAAATGCATCTTCAAATGGATTAGTTACAATGGCACCAAGATCGTGTCCCCAGAGATATGTCACTGTACACCCCATTCCTAATCATCTTCCGGAGGGTGTACAATGCCTTTCACTGTAG
- the LOC120080554 gene encoding uncharacterized protein LOC120080554 isoform X2: MFGGQNFQTEHSQQAFLGENTGYDPHFLMLRGLSVLKSHQEYAPVDSPTLTTNSERSEITEASTDFNFLGGSQQLVRGQQQLDTSQLQSMQQSTYNDMQLLQQQMMFKQVQDIHRQQQLQQFDDARQQGSQNQISAFTRQSIGGQYPSYINGTSISDSSEMFMNRVHLGASSASQGVYNQLMFSQEKGQSFHSPVLVPQQLDESNYRTPISSGRGSMGQYSQLQRIDRDSCTLLTKAGGHYLKPTMQPVFSSSSVGNINTVSAGHFSLPQMGRSKQGFQVKNIFDQIPNQGLDAGMRSDIIQQKNSMQANGSFTEFQGGQGGAGWLGSTQQKVTQLDASQYFVPLDPMEQKILYNTDHNMWDTSLGKCTNVSNGSFENNLVQSDHSDAFPSIQSGSWSALMQSAVAEASSSDTGIQEEWSGLTFQNTELSTENQHSNIVDSKKEQSAWYENSLHSASSLSSRPYANFNDSGMSSSFPGFQQSAIQPSLEQTEHFCPEDSHELNQNPSEKTGEWLDNKSAQKQIGDQSQHVQPHEHLSKSLASQLYEQPEYDRPPQQIATSHDNVNQSHGKPQGRANEVTHNRRDYSDFRHLENMKHVNISMNSEENDIMRKKNSQISDDPTILQNAFDKAGDSFIEKLQQKSNSRDQYMLKQLSSQGQGHFQQSYLYDASSNAVNSEKGQLTGFQRNLKPSDCTPRGNLDASTNFFKSTGSNGRTPYNQTSENVNGHLQNVDQSKENSAIPHYSSIGSSPLSMMAEAVFPNPSVSQYHNQSPSQGFPMRLLHPSQQLPYSNKISSSQGLLQLSSNLDTRPVNSGFVEKNQTLLASSSPIQAMPSSQNVHWDEKSHCLGEAEAATSLYLLPHFVSDENQGQFASGAPAVRLSPQASLPSAASRYPQYGMSSSQDTTGHININISGKQYPIFEALPISQPLSMSRIGQQGGLLARQQNLWLHNTSQQHNASTEANKIGSLNNSLEATSLAPLGFNDQTSQKCGLQVLESDMIPTNSQDYENKDEIPDQRTKSDVYNTLLADGVARKIANTNAFPSGLLLANPHQQDLNSVQIEDKNLTTREGDFPFDNFSKLPHVVGQQYSLEKVKLMKNVEIEPKGVQDAQQVTTMSKEDSTREDAKHGEGFASEINSLPSENRKMLNLLARGREDYNVKSLSENLPNAYSTGFTSDGQRETVNEFNRKNMEGNNEENSQINPLSMSSLFKFRNGQLLTNHPGGHFSLLKPSDNLCKQPSLDGTDSADVNPSGRVWSTAAITTVATDLTGPYGLPSTVTVGTGAIMRPKKRKFDSSELQPWHLEVKGSQTIVNIRVAEQDWAQTTNRLTEKMVNEVEMVEDGYVILRSKRRLVMTTQLLQQLVCPAPSSILSADASSFYDSVIYFILRASLGDTCSLICGQINDFHVSTHDNRNVMSEDTVKCTDDKYIEKTVERFYARAGKLESDLQRLDRTASIVDLMVECQDLERFSVINRFAKFHIRQAELSGNASSNGLVTMAPRSCPQRYVTVHPIPNHLPEGVQCLSL, encoded by the exons ATGTTTGGAGGGCAAAATTTCCAAACAGAGCACTCTCAGCAAGCATTCCTGGGTGAAAATACTGGCTATGATCCACATTTCTTGATGCTGAGAGGCTTATCTGTCCTAAAATCACATCAAGAATATGCACCAGTAGACAGTCCAACCCTGACAACTAATTCTGAGAGGTCTGAAATTACCGAAGCATCAACTGACTTCAACTTTCTTGGAGGATCGCAGCAGCTTGTGAGGGGTCAGCAACAATTAGATACTTCTCAACTTCAATCGATGCAGCAGTCTACATACAATGACATGCAGTTACTGCAGCAACAAATGATGTTCAAGCAGGTGCAGGATATTCATAGGCAGCAGCAACTTCAGCAATTTGATGATGCAAGGCAGCAGGGTTCTCAAAATCAGATCTCTGCTTTCACTAGACAGTCTATAGGGGGTCAATATCCATCCTATATAAATGGAACATCTATCTCTGATTCATCAGAAATGTTCATGAACAGGGTACATCTAGGTGCATCTTCTGCATCGCAAGGAGTATATAACCAACTAATGTTTTCTCAAGAGAAAGGCCAATCTTTTCATTCACCAGTGTTGGTTCCACAGCAGCTTGATGAATCTAATTATAGAACTCCTATCTCCAGTGGACGGGGTAGCATGGGTCAATATTCTCAGCTCCAGAGAATTGATCGTGATTCTTGCACTTTGTTGACAAAGGCTGGTGGTCATTACCTGAAGCCTACTATGCAGCCTGTCTTCAGTAGCTCCTCTGTTGGTAATATAAATACTGTTTCTGCAGGCCATTTTTCTTTGCCCCAAATGGGCAGATCCAAACAAGGCTTTCAagtgaaaaatatatttgaccAAATTCCAAATCAAGGTTTGGATGCCGGAATGAGATCAGATATCATCCAGCAAAAGAATTCTATGCAAGCAAATGGATCGTTTACTGAATTTCAAGGGGGGCAAGGTGGAGCTGGTTGGCTTGGTTCAACACAGCAAAAAGTCACCCAACTGGATGCATCTCAGTATTTTGTTCCCTTGGATCCGATGGAACAAAAAATTCTATATAATACGGATCACAATATGTGGGACACTTCTTTGGGCAAATGTACAAATGTCAGTAATGGGAGTTTTGAAAATAACCTAGTACAATCAGATCATTCAGATGCATTTCCTTCTATTCAGAGTGGGAGCTGGAGTGCTCTCATGCAGTCAGCTGTAGCAGAGGCTTCTAGTAGTGATACTGGGATACAGGAGGAATGGAGTGGATTGACATTTCAGAATACCGAACTGTCAACTGAAAATCAGCATTCAAACATAGTGGATAGTAAAAAGGAGCAATCGGCTTGGTACGAGAACAGCTTGCACAGTGCATCTTCTTTAAGTTCAAGGCCATATGCAAACTTCAACGATTCTGGTATGAGTTCTAGCTTTCCTGGGTTTCAGCAGTCAGCCATCCAACCATCTCTTGAGCAAACAGAACATTTTTGTCCGGAAGACTCTCATGAACTAAATCAAAATCCTTCTGAAAAAACTGGTGAATGGCTAGACAATAAGAGTGCACAAAAACAAATTGGTGACCAATCTCAACATGTTCAACCACACGAGCACTTAAGCAAGAGCTTGGCAAGTCAATTGTATGAGCAGCCTGAATATGACAGACCACCTCAGCAGATAGCAACTTCTCATGACAATGTTAATCAATCACATGGAAAACCACAAG GACGAGCCAATGAAGTCACACACAATCGAAGGGATTATAGTGATTTTAGGCATCTTGAAAATATGAAGCATGTGAACATATCCATGAACAGCGAGGAAAATGACATCATGAGAAAGAAGAATAGTCAGATAAGCGATGATCCTACTATTCTACAAAATGCTTTTGATAAAGCAGGTGACTCTTTTATTGAAAAGCTTCAGCAGAAAAGTAACTCCCGCGACCAGTATATGTTGAAACAATTAAGCTCTCAAGGGCAGGGACATTTTCAACAGTCATATCTTTATGATGCTTCTTCCAATGCTGTGAACTCGGAGAAG GGGCAGTTAACTGGTTTCCAGAGAAATTTAAAACCTTCAGATTGTACTCCTAGGGGCAATCTGGATGCATCTAccaacttcttcaaatcaacAGGCTCAAATGGCCGAACTCCTTACAACCAAACAAG TGAAAATGTGAATGGGCATCTTCAAAATGTTGATCAGTCTAAGGAAAATAGTGCCATCCCCCATTATAGCTCTATTGGTTCTAGTCCCTTATCTATGATGGCGGAGGCAGTGTTTCCAAATCCCTCTGTTTCTCAATATCACAATCAGTCCCCATCCCAAGGTTTTCCTATGAGATTGCTTCATCCGTCTCAACAGCTGCCATATTCAAATAAGATCTCTTCATCTCAAGGTCTGCTTCAGTTATCAAGCAATCTGGATACAAGACCGGTAAATTCTGGCTTTGTAGAGAAAAATCAGACTCTGTTAGCTTCCTCGTCTCCTATTCAGGCGATGCCTTCATCACAAAATGTGCATTGGGATGAAAAATCTCATTGTTTGGGAGAGGCAGAAGCTGCTACATCATTATACTTGCTACCTCATTTTGTATCAGATGAAAATCAAGGGCAATTTGCTTCTGGTGCACCTGCAGTACGTTTGTCTCCACAGGCTTCATTACCAAGTGCTGCTTCTAGATATCCACAATATGGCATGTCTTCCTCTCAAGATACAACTGGACACATCAACATCAATATAAGTGGAAAACAGTATCCGATTTTTGAGGCCCTGCCTATCTCTCAGCCTTTGTCCATGTCAAGAATAGGCCAACAGGGTGGATTGTTGGCAAGGCAGCAAAATCTTTGGTTACATAACACAAGCCAGCAACATAATGCATCTACAGAAGCTAATAAGATTGGTTCATTAAACAATAGTCTTGAGGCAACTTCATTGGCTCCACTGGGATTTAATGATCAAACTTCCCAAAAATGTGGACTCCAAGTACTGGAATCTGACATGATTCCTACGAATTCACAGGATTATGAAAATAAGGATGAGATACCAGACCAGAGGACTAAATCTGATGTGTATAATACTTTATTGGCAGATGGGGTGGCAAGGAAGATTGCTAATACAAATGCTTTTCCCTCTGGCTTATTATTGGCCAATCCTCATCAGCAAGATCTTAATAGCGTACAAATTGAGGACAAAAATTTGACAACCCGTGAAGGAGATTTTCCATTTGATAACTTTTCTAAATTACCTCATGTTGTTGGCCAACAATACTCGCTAGAAAAAGTTAAACTAATGAAGAATGTAGAGATTGAGCCAAAGGGAGTTCAAGATGCTCAGCAGGTAACTACTATGTCAAAAGAGGATTCAACAAGAGAAGATGCAAAACATGGAGAAGGTTTTGCATCGGAGATCAACTCGTTGCCttctgaaaatagaaaaatgctAAACCTGTTGGCAAGAGGAAGAGAAGATTATAACGTGAAATCTTTGTCTGAGAATCTACCAAATGCATATTCAACAGGTTTTACTTCAGATGGCCAAAGAGAGACTGTGAATGaatttaatagaaaaaatatggaaggtaataatgaagaaaattcTCAGATCAATCCACTTTCTATGTCTTCCTTGTTCAAGTTCAGAAACGGGCAGCTACTCACAAACCATCCTGGTGGGCACTTCTCTCTCTTGAAGCCTTCGGATAATTTATGCAAACAGCCATCTCTGGATGGAACAGATTCCGCAGATGTTAATCCGAGTGGTAGAGTTTGGTCAACTGCTGCTATAACCACGGTGGCAACTGACCTGACAGGCCCTTATGGATTGCCTTCTACCGTCACTGTTGGAACTGGGGCCATTATGAGACCTAAAAAGCGTAAATTTGACTCATCTGAGCTTCAACCATGGCATCTAGAAGTCAAAGGTTCTCAGACGATTGTGAATATCAG AGTGGCAGAACAAGACTGGGCACAAACCACAAACCGGCTGACAGAAAAA ATGGTAAATGAAGTTGAGATGGTTGAAGATGGATATGTGATACTTCGATCAAAGAGAAGGCTGGTCATGACAACACAACTGTTGCAGCAGTTAGTTTGTCCTGCACCATCATCCATCCTCTCAGCAGATGCCTCTTCCTTCTATGATAGCGTGATATACTTTATCTTAAGAGCGTCATTGGGGGATACATGCAGCCTGATATGTGGACAAATAAATGATTTTCATGTCTCGACACACGATAACAGAAATGT AATGTCAGAGGATACTGTAAAATGTACTGATGATAAGTACATAGAGAAGACTGTGGAAAGATTCTATGCCAGAGCTGGGAAACTGGAAAGTGACTTGCAAAG ATTGGACAGGACAGCCTCCATTGTGGACTTGATGGTTGAATGTCAAGACTTGGAACGATTTTCTGTCATTAATCGTTTTGCAAAGTTTCACATACGTCAAGCAGAACTCTCTGGAAATGCATCTTCAAATGGATTAGTTACAATGGCACCAAGATCGTGTCCCCAGAGATATGTCACTGTACACCCCATTCCTAATCATCTTCCGGAGGGTGTACAATGCCTTTCACTGTAG